The following are encoded in a window of Rhodomicrobium lacus genomic DNA:
- a CDS encoding 50S ribosomal protein L11 methyltransferase produces MRLTHKTVLNFVSESEAVAASEILGELPAFEETPVVALESEDGKRWSVEIYDDGALGDAATAALAEAGIEPPAASVEAIPDADWVSETQRALPPVHAGRFIVHGSHDRARIASQWAIEIDAGRAFGTAHHGTTKGCLLALERLSPLGVHRVLDLGTGSGVLAIGVAKALAHVPHVVAVDVDPIAVEVARENVRINGAGADIALFTGDGYEPRDAYALAPFDVVVANILAKPLLKLAPRIRELTRIGGAVILSGLLSGQAREIVARYRATGFVLVRRRDLEGWATLTLRRVG; encoded by the coding sequence ATGCGATTGACCCACAAGACAGTGTTGAATTTCGTCTCCGAGAGCGAGGCCGTTGCCGCAAGCGAAATCCTCGGCGAACTGCCCGCCTTCGAGGAAACGCCCGTCGTTGCGCTTGAGAGCGAGGACGGGAAGCGCTGGTCGGTCGAAATCTATGACGACGGCGCGCTGGGCGATGCGGCGACGGCGGCGCTCGCGGAGGCGGGCATCGAACCGCCCGCAGCCTCGGTCGAAGCCATCCCCGACGCCGACTGGGTGAGCGAGACGCAGCGCGCGCTGCCGCCCGTTCACGCGGGCCGATTCATCGTCCACGGCAGCCACGACCGCGCGCGCATCGCCTCACAATGGGCCATCGAGATCGACGCGGGCCGCGCCTTCGGGACAGCCCATCACGGCACCACGAAAGGCTGTCTGCTCGCGCTGGAGCGGCTTTCGCCCCTTGGCGTGCATCGCGTGCTCGACCTCGGCACCGGCTCGGGCGTGCTCGCCATCGGCGTGGCGAAGGCGCTGGCGCATGTGCCGCATGTCGTGGCCGTGGATGTCGATCCGATCGCGGTGGAAGTCGCGCGCGAAAACGTGCGCATCAATGGCGCGGGCGCCGATATCGCGCTGTTCACCGGCGATGGCTACGAGCCGCGCGACGCCTATGCCCTGGCGCCGTTCGACGTCGTCGTCGCGAACATTCTCGCGAAGCCGCTGTTGAAGCTCGCGCCGCGCATCCGCGAACTGACCCGCATCGGCGGTGCGGTGATCCTGTCAGGGCTGCTCTCGGGGCAGGCCCGCGAGATCGTGGCGCGCTATCGCGCCACGGGCTTCGTGCTCGTGCGCCGCCGCGACCTCGAAGGCTGGGCGACGCTCACGCTGCGGCGGGTGGGTTAG
- a CDS encoding HAD family hydrolase, whose product MAAQSTPRLLIFDFDGVIADSEVLACEALAAYAGDLGAPMTWQEAAKLFVGKRASDEVATMEALAGRPLPDFLPELERRTFALFERSLRPIPGVADFIARHADMRRCIASSSSPRRIALCLRVMGLADRFPCGIYSAETVARGKPFPDIFLKAASEEGVEPCDALVIEDSASGVRAALAAGMRVIGLLAASHLPPDHGAALVAAGATFIARDYDEVSSIVDAL is encoded by the coding sequence GTGGCGGCGCAATCCACGCCGCGCCTCCTCATCTTCGACTTCGACGGCGTCATCGCCGACAGCGAGGTGCTCGCCTGCGAGGCGCTTGCCGCCTATGCGGGCGACCTCGGCGCGCCCATGACATGGCAGGAGGCCGCGAAGCTGTTCGTCGGCAAGCGCGCGTCCGACGAGGTGGCCACCATGGAGGCGCTCGCTGGCCGCCCGCTGCCGGACTTCCTGCCCGAGCTTGAGCGCCGCACCTTCGCGCTGTTCGAGCGCTCGCTGCGCCCCATACCCGGCGTTGCCGATTTCATCGCGCGCCATGCGGACATGCGGCGCTGCATCGCGTCGTCGAGTTCGCCGCGCCGCATCGCCCTGTGCCTGCGCGTGATGGGCCTCGCCGACCGCTTTCCGTGCGGCATCTACAGCGCCGAGACCGTAGCGCGCGGCAAGCCGTTCCCCGATATTTTCCTGAAGGCGGCAAGCGAGGAAGGCGTGGAGCCTTGCGACGCGCTTGTGATCGAGGACAGCGCCAGCGGCGTGCGCGCGGCGCTTGCCGCTGGCATGCGCGTGATCGGGCTTCTCGCCGCATCGCATCTGCCGCCGGACCATGGGGCGGCTCTCGTCGCGGCGGGCGCGACCTTCATCGCCCGCGACTACGACGAAGTTTCCAGCATCGTGGACGCGCTATGA
- the prfB gene encoding peptide chain release factor 2 (programmed frameshift): MRPETQAIVDEIKQSLSLLRRYLDWDKAKARLASLNGIVEDPTLWDNPQRAQKLLRERQHLDTALTAYSQLAARLDDAVGLIELGEEEGDEEVVKEAEASLAALQTEVQKREVEALLSGEADGNDTFLEVHAGAGGTESQDWTEMLLRMYMRWAEEQGYKVELIESAAGEEAGLKSATIQVKGSNAFGWLKTESGVHRLVRISPYDSNARRHTSFASVWVYPVVDDTIDIAVNESDCRIDTYRASGAGGQHVNTTDSAVRITHVPTGIVVQCQMERSQHKNRATAWNMLKARLYEMELKKREDAAHAAAASKTDIGWGHQIRSYVLQPYQMVKDLRTGIVNTNPAGVLDGDLTAFIEAALAQRVHGGGPVKVEDLD, encoded by the exons ATGCGCCCTGAAACACAAGCCATCGTCGACGAAATCAAGCAGTCCCTCTCGCTCCTGCGGAGGTATCTT GACTGGGATAAAGCGAAAGCCCGCCTTGCCAGCCTGAACGGGATCGTCGAAGACCCGACGCTGTGGGACAATCCGCAGCGCGCGCAGAAGCTCTTGCGCGAGCGGCAGCACCTCGACACCGCGCTCACCGCCTATTCGCAGCTCGCCGCGCGCCTCGACGACGCGGTCGGCCTCATCGAACTCGGCGAGGAGGAAGGCGACGAGGAAGTGGTCAAGGAAGCCGAGGCTTCACTCGCGGCGCTGCAAACCGAAGTGCAGAAGCGCGAAGTCGAAGCTCTGCTTTCGGGCGAAGCGGACGGCAACGACACCTTCCTCGAAGTCCATGCAGGCGCGGGCGGCACCGAGAGCCAGGACTGGACGGAAATGCTGCTGCGCATGTACATGCGCTGGGCCGAGGAGCAGGGCTACAAGGTCGAACTGATCGAAAGCGCGGCGGGCGAAGAAGCCGGGCTCAAATCCGCGACGATTCAGGTGAAGGGCTCCAACGCCTTCGGCTGGCTCAAGACCGAGTCCGGCGTGCATCGCCTCGTGCGCATCTCGCCCTACGACTCCAACGCGCGCCGCCATACGAGCTTCGCGTCGGTCTGGGTCTATCCGGTCGTGGATGACACCATCGACATCGCGGTGAACGAAAGCGACTGCCGCATCGACACCTATCGCGCGAGCGGCGCAGGCGGCCAGCACGTCAACACCACCGACAGCGCGGTGCGCATCACACACGTGCCCACCGGCATCGTGGTGCAGTGCCAGATGGAGCGTTCGCAGCACAAGAACCGCGCCACCGCGTGGAACATGCTGAAAGCGCGCCTCTACGAGATGGAACTGAAGAAGCGCGAGGATGCCGCGCATGCCGCCGCCGCGTCGAAGACCGACATCGGCTGGGGCCATCAGATCCGCTCCTATGTGCTTCAGCCCTATCAGATGGTTAAGGATCTGCGCACCGGCATCGTGAACACGAACCCGGCTGGCGTGCTCGATGGCGACCTGACCGCGTTCATCGAAGCGGCGTTGGCGCAGCGCGTCCATGGCGGCGGCCCCGTCAAGGTCGAGGATCTGGATTAG
- a CDS encoding acyl-CoA dehydrogenase family protein, producing MLLTPQHEQLRDQVERFVKNEINPFVDEWERAEEFPSHELFRKLGALGVLGTKYDEAYGGLGLDFSYSATVAEALGTCDCGGVPMAIGVHSDMATPALHRFGSDELKRAWLAPSIAGEMVSCLGVSEPGAGSDVASIKTTARKDGSDYVINGSKMWITNGMKADWCCLLANTSDDKPHRNKSLIVVPMDAKGIARQKIRKLGMFSSDTAQLFFDDVRVPQTNVIGAEGMGFTFQMLQFQEERLWGAANSLTMLDRLIDATIDYTRQRKAFGKSILDNQVVHFRLAELRTEVEALRSLTWRAVEEYVSGRDVTKLASMAKLKCGRLIREVTDACLQYWGGMGFTWDNPLSRAMRDGRLVSIGGGADEVMLGIICKLEGTLPSGKKD from the coding sequence ATGCTTCTGACGCCGCAGCATGAGCAGTTGCGCGACCAGGTGGAGCGCTTCGTAAAGAACGAGATCAACCCGTTCGTGGATGAATGGGAGCGCGCGGAGGAGTTCCCCTCGCACGAACTCTTCCGAAAACTTGGCGCGCTCGGGGTTCTCGGAACGAAATACGACGAAGCCTATGGCGGCCTCGGGCTCGACTTCTCCTATTCGGCGACGGTCGCTGAAGCGCTCGGCACCTGCGATTGCGGCGGCGTGCCAATGGCCATCGGCGTGCATTCCGACATGGCGACGCCGGCACTGCATCGCTTCGGCAGCGACGAGTTGAAGCGCGCATGGCTTGCGCCAAGTATCGCGGGCGAGATGGTGTCCTGCCTCGGCGTGTCGGAACCGGGCGCGGGTTCGGATGTCGCGTCGATCAAGACGACGGCGCGGAAAGACGGCAGCGACTACGTCATCAACGGCTCGAAGATGTGGATCACCAACGGCATGAAAGCCGACTGGTGCTGTCTGCTCGCGAACACCTCCGACGACAAGCCGCATCGCAACAAGTCGCTCATCGTCGTGCCGATGGACGCAAAGGGCATCGCGCGGCAGAAGATCCGCAAGCTCGGCATGTTCTCGTCCGACACGGCGCAGCTTTTCTTCGACGATGTGCGCGTGCCGCAAACGAACGTCATCGGCGCGGAAGGCATGGGCTTCACCTTCCAGATGCTGCAATTCCAGGAGGAACGGCTCTGGGGCGCGGCGAACTCGCTCACGATGCTCGACCGGCTCATCGACGCCACCATCGACTACACGCGCCAGCGCAAGGCTTTCGGCAAGTCCATACTCGACAATCAGGTGGTGCATTTCCGGCTCGCGGAACTGCGAACGGAGGTGGAAGCGCTGCGCTCGCTGACGTGGCGCGCGGTGGAGGAATATGTCTCCGGCCGCGACGTGACGAAGCTCGCCTCGATGGCGAAGCTGAAATGCGGGCGGCTCATTCGCGAGGTGACGGATGCGTGCCTGCAGTACTGGGGCGGCATGGGCTTCACCTGGGACAATCCGCTGAGCCGCGCGATGCGCGACGGTCGGCTTGTATCCATCGGCGGAGGCGCGGACGAGGTGATGCTCGGCATCATCTGCAAGCTCGAAGGCACGCTGCCAAGCGGGAAGAAGGACTGA
- a CDS encoding aminopeptidase P family protein yields the protein MPHTHESRLAALRAGLVAEKLSGFIVPKGDEFQNEAVPACWDRLAWLTGFTGSAGTAVVLADRAALIVDSRYTLQAKAQVDTALYAVELFPKTTPAKWLGEHAGEGAVIGYDPSLFTQASFKPLKAEAEKAGFELRAIKTNPIDALWEDRPAPSFAPIVFHDEAFAGESAASKLERVQKEIAARKATGLIVSAPDAVAWLFNIRGGDVSHTPVALVRAYVPLQGKPTLFVSPGHVTDENRTALEALAALHPLGDLWKLLPRLVGAAAKVIADPAHTTLHVGDILKVAGAKAIEGDDPTIRFKAAKNATELEGARAAHLRDGVAVARFLAWLDAHAPQGSVDERAASDRLEAFRRDTGKLVDLSFDTISGAGANGAIVHYRATPETNKPLLPGTLYLTDSGAQYRDGTTDITRTVAIGEPSADARRHYTLVLKGHIGIAAARFPAKTTGAGIDSFARRALWDAGLDYGHGTGHGVGSFLSVHEGPANISPRGTVALEPGMILSNEPGYYREGHYGIRLENLVAVTQPQGIDGGETEMQGFETLTLAPFDRRLIDAALLSPAEREWLNAYHARVRQALSPHLDDADRAWLDAATAEV from the coding sequence ATGCCGCACACCCACGAAAGCCGCCTCGCCGCGCTGCGCGCAGGTCTCGTCGCCGAGAAGCTCAGCGGGTTCATCGTCCCGAAAGGCGACGAGTTCCAGAACGAGGCCGTGCCCGCGTGTTGGGATCGCCTCGCCTGGCTAACGGGCTTCACCGGCTCGGCCGGAACGGCGGTGGTGCTCGCCGACAGGGCCGCGCTGATCGTCGACAGCCGCTATACGCTTCAGGCGAAGGCGCAGGTGGATACGGCGCTTTACGCGGTCGAGCTTTTCCCGAAGACGACGCCTGCGAAGTGGCTCGGCGAGCATGCGGGCGAGGGCGCCGTGATCGGGTACGATCCGTCGCTGTTCACGCAGGCGAGCTTCAAGCCGCTGAAGGCCGAGGCCGAAAAGGCCGGTTTCGAGCTTCGCGCCATCAAGACAAACCCCATCGATGCGCTGTGGGAGGATCGCCCCGCGCCGTCCTTCGCACCCATCGTTTTCCACGACGAGGCGTTCGCGGGCGAAAGCGCGGCGTCGAAGCTTGAGCGCGTGCAAAAGGAAATCGCCGCGCGGAAGGCGACGGGGCTCATCGTGAGCGCGCCGGACGCGGTGGCATGGCTGTTCAACATTCGCGGCGGCGATGTCTCCCATACGCCGGTTGCGCTTGTTCGCGCCTATGTGCCGCTTCAAGGCAAGCCGACACTGTTCGTCTCGCCGGGTCACGTGACGGATGAGAACCGGACGGCCCTCGAAGCGCTGGCCGCGTTGCATCCGCTCGGCGACCTCTGGAAGCTCCTTCCGCGCCTCGTGGGAGCGGCGGCTAAGGTCATCGCCGATCCCGCCCACACGACGCTTCACGTGGGCGACATTCTGAAAGTAGCGGGCGCGAAGGCCATTGAGGGCGACGACCCAACCATCCGCTTCAAGGCAGCCAAAAACGCAACCGAGCTGGAAGGCGCGCGCGCGGCGCATCTGCGCGACGGTGTGGCGGTCGCGCGCTTCCTCGCATGGCTCGATGCGCACGCGCCGCAAGGCTCGGTCGATGAACGCGCCGCATCGGACAGGCTCGAAGCGTTTCGCCGCGACACGGGCAAGCTCGTAGACCTCAGCTTCGACACGATTTCCGGCGCGGGGGCGAACGGCGCCATCGTGCATTATCGCGCCACGCCCGAGACGAACAAGCCGCTTCTGCCGGGCACGCTTTATCTGACCGATTCCGGCGCCCAGTATCGCGACGGCACGACCGACATCACGCGCACCGTGGCCATCGGCGAGCCGAGCGCGGACGCGCGCCGCCATTACACGCTCGTGCTGAAGGGCCATATCGGTATCGCGGCGGCGCGCTTCCCGGCGAAAACCACGGGCGCGGGCATCGACAGTTTCGCACGGCGCGCGCTTTGGGATGCGGGGCTGGACTATGGCCACGGCACCGGCCACGGGGTCGGCAGCTTCCTTTCGGTGCACGAAGGCCCGGCGAATATCTCGCCGCGCGGAACTGTGGCGCTTGAGCCGGGGATGATCCTGTCGAACGAGCCGGGCTATTACCGCGAGGGGCATTACGGCATCCGGCTGGAAAATCTCGTGGCTGTGACGCAGCCGCAGGGGATCGACGGCGGCGAAACGGAAATGCAAGGTTTCGAGACGCTGACGCTCGCGCCGTTCGACCGGCGGCTTATCGATGCGGCGTTGCTGTCGCCCGCCGAGCGCGAATGGCTCAATGCGTATCACGCCCGCGTGCGCCAAGCGCTTTCCCCGCATCTCGATGACGCGGATCGCGCATGGCTCGACGCGGCGACAGCCGAGGTTTAG
- a CDS encoding enoyl-CoA hydratase/isomerase family protein has product MADAPTTLAIDRKGGVLTIRLNRPEVRNAMSQVMLAELLAALADAEATGARVVVLRGSGGHFCAGADLRDMAAARMAPVGETDPVAASNAAFGHVCAAYARSPLAVVAVLEGSVMGGGFGLACTADVALASRDVDFRLPETSLGVIPAQIAPFLVERLGYGQAKRLAVTGARFGADEAYRIGLVHRACDTGADLDAALAETLRQILACAPGAVAETKALLRRARFEDAGALVNHAATVFAKAARGPEGAEGLAAFIEKRKPNWAE; this is encoded by the coding sequence ATGGCCGACGCTCCGACGACGCTCGCAATCGACCGCAAAGGCGGCGTGCTCACGATCCGGCTCAACCGCCCGGAAGTTCGCAACGCCATGTCGCAGGTTATGCTCGCCGAATTGCTCGCCGCGCTCGCGGACGCGGAAGCGACAGGCGCGCGCGTGGTCGTGCTGCGCGGCTCGGGCGGCCATTTCTGCGCGGGCGCCGATCTCCGCGACATGGCGGCGGCGCGCATGGCTCCCGTCGGCGAAACGGACCCGGTGGCGGCCTCGAACGCCGCGTTCGGTCATGTATGCGCCGCCTATGCCCGCTCGCCTTTGGCCGTCGTGGCGGTGCTGGAAGGCAGCGTCATGGGCGGCGGCTTCGGCCTCGCCTGCACGGCGGATGTGGCGCTTGCCTCGCGCGACGTGGATTTCCGATTGCCGGAAACGTCGCTCGGCGTGATCCCCGCGCAGATCGCCCCGTTTCTCGTGGAGCGGCTCGGTTATGGGCAAGCGAAGCGGCTGGCGGTGACAGGCGCGCGCTTCGGCGCCGATGAGGCGTATCGCATCGGACTCGTGCATCGCGCCTGCGACACGGGTGCGGACCTTGACGCGGCACTCGCCGAAACGCTTCGTCAGATCCTCGCCTGCGCGCCGGGCGCGGTGGCCGAGACCAAAGCGCTCCTGCGGCGCGCGCGGTTCGAGGACGCGGGCGCGCTCGTGAACCATGCGGCCACCGTTTTCGCGAAGGCGGCGCGCGGCCCGGAAGGCGCGGAAGGGCTCGCCGCCTTCATCGAAAAGCGCAAGCCGAACTGGGCGGAGTAA
- a CDS encoding TMEM143 family protein → MDGQLEADRMATKAPPVQIETETGIDTVPGQAIPSVVAEKFISVERRDVIKRALDKLFDTGQRVLAGDVFQHICALRQVESARSLDTLVELYDPFNPDDETVNTSEPSPEAIRQQLDKLRKKIVETATAANYIQIDQDELEAILGKEYHQGFAAEVDLKEFDFHLLFYRGDVRVKVKATSWKTAWLVEREVEVEAYRRLFIGLKLKPEETRIAEIMRVDKVSRRKAEKRVRKIRNQKMLQGVSDKTLHLKVFRLIPKSDIEILFPNAKIKFNLLDKLWLWVGSGGSTLFAITMAVLKFLAAVAISVFFVIFTIAGAVGAIIRSFTSFLNTRTRYMAKLAQSLYFHNIASNQSVLAALNDDAEEEDIKEAVLTYALLLRYGQLGLEATKAEAERFLKTEFSLNCDFDIEDGCRHLRKLGLLVADDSGAPRIRDLEDAREHLETLWRAVPTSA, encoded by the coding sequence ATGGACGGGCAACTGGAGGCGGATCGCATGGCGACGAAGGCTCCGCCCGTTCAGATCGAGACCGAAACGGGCATCGACACCGTGCCGGGGCAGGCCATCCCGTCGGTGGTGGCCGAAAAGTTCATCTCCGTGGAACGCCGCGACGTCATCAAACGCGCGCTCGACAAGCTGTTCGACACGGGCCAGCGCGTGCTTGCCGGTGACGTTTTCCAGCATATCTGCGCGCTGAGGCAGGTCGAATCGGCGCGGTCGCTCGACACGCTCGTCGAACTCTACGACCCATTCAATCCCGACGATGAAACCGTCAATACCAGCGAGCCGAGTCCGGAGGCCATCAGGCAGCAACTGGACAAGCTCAGGAAGAAGATCGTCGAGACGGCGACGGCGGCCAATTACATTCAGATCGATCAGGACGAACTGGAAGCCATTCTCGGCAAGGAATATCATCAGGGCTTCGCCGCTGAAGTCGACCTGAAGGAATTCGACTTTCATCTCCTCTTTTATCGTGGCGATGTCCGGGTCAAGGTCAAGGCAACCTCGTGGAAGACGGCGTGGCTCGTCGAGCGCGAGGTCGAAGTGGAGGCCTACCGGCGTCTGTTCATCGGCTTGAAGCTGAAACCGGAGGAGACGCGCATCGCAGAGATCATGCGTGTCGATAAAGTCTCTCGCCGGAAGGCCGAAAAGCGCGTCCGGAAGATCCGTAACCAGAAGATGCTGCAAGGCGTTTCGGACAAGACGCTGCACCTCAAGGTTTTCCGGCTCATCCCCAAAAGCGACATCGAAATCCTGTTTCCTAACGCGAAGATCAAGTTCAATCTTCTGGACAAGCTGTGGCTCTGGGTCGGCTCCGGCGGCAGCACGCTCTTCGCAATCACGATGGCCGTGCTCAAATTCCTGGCAGCGGTCGCGATCAGCGTCTTCTTCGTCATCTTCACCATTGCAGGCGCCGTGGGTGCGATCATCCGCAGCTTTACGAGCTTCCTCAACACGCGCACGCGATACATGGCGAAGCTCGCGCAGAGCCTTTACTTCCACAACATCGCCAGCAATCAGAGCGTTCTTGCCGCGCTGAACGACGACGCGGAAGAAGAGGACATCAAGGAGGCCGTCCTGACCTACGCCCTTCTCCTGCGCTACGGTCAGCTCGGCCTTGAGGCCACGAAGGCCGAGGCGGAAAGGTTTCTGAAGACCGAGTTCTCCCTTAATTGCGACTTCGACATCGAAGACGGCTGCCGCCATTTGCGCAAGCTCGGGCTGCTGGTGGCCGACGACTCGGGAGCGCCGCGCATCCGCGATCTGGAAGACGCGCGCGAGCATCTTGAAACCCTCTGGCGGGCCGTCCCCACATCGGCTTAG
- the pyrF gene encoding orotidine-5'-phosphate decarboxylase translates to MSFETEAEKKLIVALDFPYAEEAAAFWHRLALPHAVAKIGLELLMTADGVALVKRLAGAGASVFVDAKLYDIAATVERATARVAALGAAFLTVHAQDDATVAAAVRGAAGSPLKLLGISLLTNARPESLADQGITLSASDLVLTRAGFAAEAGFHGIVSSALEARALKDAFGSRLAVVTPGIRPASASVAGDDQARTATPAEAIAAGADYIVVGRPITRAADPNAAARAIVAEIAGAS, encoded by the coding sequence ATGTCGTTCGAGACCGAAGCCGAAAAGAAACTGATCGTAGCGCTGGATTTCCCGTATGCGGAAGAAGCCGCAGCTTTCTGGCACAGGCTTGCCCTGCCGCATGCGGTGGCGAAAATCGGCCTTGAGCTTCTGATGACGGCGGACGGCGTGGCGCTCGTGAAGCGGCTTGCGGGCGCCGGCGCGAGCGTCTTCGTCGACGCCAAACTTTACGACATCGCCGCCACGGTCGAGCGCGCGACAGCGCGCGTTGCTGCGCTCGGCGCGGCGTTTCTCACCGTGCACGCGCAGGACGACGCGACCGTCGCGGCGGCAGTGCGCGGAGCGGCGGGGTCGCCGCTCAAGCTGCTCGGCATCAGCCTGCTTACGAACGCCCGGCCGGAAAGTCTCGCCGATCAGGGGATAACGCTATCCGCCAGCGACCTCGTGCTCACCCGCGCGGGCTTTGCGGCCGAGGCGGGCTTTCACGGCATCGTCTCATCGGCGCTGGAGGCGCGCGCGCTGAAAGACGCCTTCGGCTCGCGGCTTGCGGTCGTGACCCCCGGCATTCGCCCGGCAAGCGCGAGCGTGGCGGGCGACGATCAGGCGCGCACGGCGACACCTGCCGAAGCCATCGCCGCGGGCGCGGATTATATCGTCGTCGGCCGCCCGATCACCCGCGCCGCCGATCCGAATGCTGCCGCCCGTGCCATCGTCGCGGAGATCGCGGGCGCTTCATAG
- a CDS encoding beta strand repeat-containing protein: MIYKSGFTALVAGVSMAALLSGAALADGVKVDGVNVPSWSVGTVGTNSNEELYVLSGGGTDKVTGLTFSSGSGGNVETTSIKGSGIATTGTLKVGDVATFDGGTQTTGLANVNGVSNTNGFDNVNGIANVNGLSNVNGVSNTNGLSNVNGVANVNGLSNVNGVSNTNGFDNVNGIANVNGLSNVNGVSNTNGLSNVNGVANVNGLSNVNGVSNTNGFDNVNGVANVNGLSNVNGVSNTNGFDNVNGIANVNGLSNVNGVSNTNGLSNVNGVANVNGLSNVNGVSNTNGFDNVNGIANVNGLSNVNGVSNTNGLSNVNGVANVNGLSNVNGVSNTNGFDNVNGVANVNGLSNVNGVSNTNGFDNVNGVANVNGLSNVNGVSNTNGWSNVNGVSSVNGLLTVNGASNTNGFVNVNGVSNTNGIDNVNGFANVNGVSNVNGVSNVNGFSNVNGQLNVNGKFTATNGTYVDLGDNIVHGVAGPVVGTDAANKAYVDYNDAVLNNRIKDVRDGVAIALAIQTPDLIAGEKFGVSVNWGNFEGANAFGVGLQGVLGNNLLGAGERVSLTGGVGVSTERSNVGGRAGVQFTW; this comes from the coding sequence ATGATTTACAAAAGTGGTTTCACCGCATTGGTAGCTGGCGTCAGCATGGCCGCTTTGTTAAGCGGTGCCGCGCTTGCGGATGGCGTAAAGGTGGATGGCGTTAACGTGCCGTCGTGGTCGGTTGGTACCGTCGGAACGAACTCGAATGAAGAGCTTTATGTGCTCTCCGGTGGTGGTACCGATAAGGTTACCGGCCTGACCTTCAGCAGCGGAAGCGGCGGCAATGTCGAGACAACCTCAATCAAAGGCAGTGGCATCGCAACCACCGGCACCTTGAAGGTTGGCGATGTTGCAACTTTTGACGGCGGCACTCAGACGACAGGGCTCGCGAACGTCAACGGCGTGTCGAACACGAACGGCTTTGACAACGTGAACGGCATTGCGAATGTGAACGGCCTTTCGAACGTCAACGGCGTTTCGAACACCAACGGCCTCAGCAACGTGAACGGCGTCGCCAACGTGAACGGTCTGTCGAACGTGAACGGCGTCTCGAACACGAACGGCTTTGACAATGTGAACGGCATTGCGAATGTGAACGGCCTTTCGAACGTCAACGGCGTTTCGAACACCAACGGCCTCAGCAACGTGAACGGCGTCGCCAACGTGAACGGTCTGTCGAACGTGAACGGCGTGTCGAACACGAACGGCTTTGACAATGTGAACGGCGTTGCGAATGTGAACGGCCTGTCGAACGTCAACGGCGTTTCGAACACCAACGGCTTTGACAACGTGAACGGCATTGCGAATGTGAACGGCCTTTCGAACGTCAACGGCGTTTCGAACACCAACGGCCTCAGCAACGTGAACGGCGTCGCCAACGTGAACGGTCTGTCGAACGTGAACGGCGTGTCGAACACGAACGGCTTTGACAATGTGAACGGCATTGCGAATGTGAACGGCCTTTCGAACGTCAACGGCGTTTCGAACACCAACGGCCTCAGCAACGTGAACGGCGTCGCCAACGTGAACGGTCTGTCGAACGTGAACGGCGTGTCGAACACGAACGGCTTTGACAATGTGAACGGCGTTGCGAATGTGAATGGCCTGTCGAACGTCAACGGCGTTTCGAACACGAACGGCTTTGACAACGTGAACGGCGTTGCGAATGTGAACGGCCTGTCGAACGTCAACGGCGTTTCGAACACCAACGGTTGGTCGAATGTGAATGGTGTTTCCAGCGTTAACGGACTTCTGACGGTGAACGGCGCCTCGAACACCAACGGTTTCGTGAACGTGAACGGCGTCTCGAACACTAATGGCATCGATAACGTCAACGGCTTTGCGAACGTCAACGGCGTGTCAAACGTGAACGGCGTCTCTAACGTCAACGGGTTTTCCAACGTCAATGGCCAATTGAATGTGAATGGCAAGTTCACGGCCACGAACGGAACCTACGTTGACCTCGGCGACAACATCGTCCATGGCGTCGCGGGGCCGGTCGTCGGCACCGACGCTGCCAACAAGGCCTACGTCGATTACAACGACGCGGTCCTGAACAACCGCATCAAGGACGTGCGCGACGGCGTTGCCATCGCGCTGGCGATCCAGACGCCCGATCTCATCGCCGGTGAAAAGTTCGGCGTGTCCGTGAACTGGGGCAATTTCGAGGGCGCGAATGCGTTCGGCGTCGGCCTGCAGGGCGTGCTCGGCAACAACCTTCTCGGCGCGGGCGAGCGCGTTTCGCTGACCGGCGGCGTGGGCGTCAGCACCGAGCGCAGCAATGTCGGCGGTCGCGCGGGCGTGCAATTCACCTGGTAG